From Orcinus orca chromosome 3, mOrcOrc1.1, whole genome shotgun sequence, a single genomic window includes:
- the TBXA2R gene encoding thromboxane A2 receptor isoform X1 — translation MWPNGSSLGPCLRPTNITLEERRLIASPWFAASFCLVGLASNLLALSVLVSARQGSSHARSSFLTFLCGLVITDFMGLLVTGIIVVSQHAALFDWQAVDPGCSLCHFMGVIMVFFGLCPLLLGAAMASERYLGITRPFSRPAASSQRRAWTTVGLVWAAALALGLLPLLGVGRYTVQYPGSWCFLTLGAEPGDVAFGLLFTLLGSLSVGLSFLLNTISVATLCHVYHGQEAAQQRPRDCEVEMMAQLTGIMVVASICWMPLLVFIAQTVLRSPPAMSPTGQLSRATEKQLLIYLRVATWNQILDPWVYILFRRAVIRRLHPRLSTRPRSLSLQPQLTRRSTMQ, via the exons ATGTGGCCCAATGGCAGTTCTCTGGGGCCCTGTTTGCGGCCAACAAACATCACGCTGGAGGAACGGCGCCTGATCGCCTCCCCCTGGTTCGCGGCCTCCTTCTGCCTGGTGGGCCTGGCCTCCAACCTGCTGGCGTTGAGTGTGCTGGTGAGTGCGCGGCAGGGCAGCTCCCATGCGCGATCCTCCTTCCTGACCTTCCTCTGCGGCCTGGTCATCACTGACTTCATGGGGCTGCTGGTCACTGGCATCATCGTGGTGTCCCAGCACGCCGCCCTCTTTGACTGGCAGGCCGTGGACCCCGGTTGCAGTCTCTGCCACTTCATGGGCGTCATCATGGTCTTTTTTGGCCTGTGTCCGCTGCTGCTGGGGGCCGCCATGGCCTCGGAGCGCTACCTGGGCATCACCCGGCCCTTCTCACGGCCCGCAGCCTCCTCGCAGCGCCGGGCCTGGACCACGGTGGGGCTGGTGTGGGCCGCCGCGCTGGCGCTGGGCCTGCTGCCCCTGCTGGGTGTGGGTCGCTACACCGTGCAGTACCCGGGCTCCTGGTGCTTCCTCACACTCGGTGCCGAGCCAGGAGATGTGGCCTTCGGTTTGCTCTTCACCCTCCTTGGCAGCCTCTCGGTGGGGCTCTCCTTCCTGCTCAACACGATCAGCGTGGCCACCCTGTGCCACGTCTACCACGGGCAGGAGGCCGCCCAGCAGCGCCCACGGGACTGCGAGGTCGAGATGATGGCTCAGCTCACGGGCATCATGGTGGTGGCCAGCATCTGCTGGATGCCGCTGCTG GTCTTTATCGCCCAGACGGTGCTGCGGAGCCCGCCTGCCATGAGCCCGACTGGGCAGCTGTCCCGAGCCACCGAGAAGCAGCTGCTTATCTACCTGCGCGTGGCCACCTGGAACCAGATCCTCGACCCCTGGGTGTACATCCTGTTTCGCCGGGCGGTGATCCGGCGCCTCCACCCTCGCCTCAGTACCCGGCCCAGGTCTCTCTCCCTGCAACCCCAGCTCACCCGCAGGTCCACGATGCAGTAG
- the TBXA2R gene encoding thromboxane A2 receptor isoform X2, producing MWPNGSSLGPCLRPTNITLEERRLIASPWFAASFCLVGLASNLLALSVLAVDPGCSLCHFMGVIMVFFGLCPLLLGAAMASERYLGITRPFSRPAASSQRRAWTTVGLVWAAALALGLLPLLGVGRYTVQYPGSWCFLTLGAEPGDVAFGLLFTLLGSLSVGLSFLLNTISVATLCHVYHGQEAAQQRPRDCEVEMMAQLTGIMVVASICWMPLLVFIAQTVLRSPPAMSPTGQLSRATEKQLLIYLRVATWNQILDPWVYILFRRAVIRRLHPRLSTRPRSLSLQPQLTRRSTMQ from the exons ATGTGGCCCAATGGCAGTTCTCTGGGGCCCTGTTTGCGGCCAACAAACATCACGCTGGAGGAACGGCGCCTGATCGCCTCCCCCTGGTTCGCGGCCTCCTTCTGCCTGGTGGGCCTGGCCTCCAACCTGCTGGCGTTGAGTGTGCTG GCCGTGGACCCCGGTTGCAGTCTCTGCCACTTCATGGGCGTCATCATGGTCTTTTTTGGCCTGTGTCCGCTGCTGCTGGGGGCCGCCATGGCCTCGGAGCGCTACCTGGGCATCACCCGGCCCTTCTCACGGCCCGCAGCCTCCTCGCAGCGCCGGGCCTGGACCACGGTGGGGCTGGTGTGGGCCGCCGCGCTGGCGCTGGGCCTGCTGCCCCTGCTGGGTGTGGGTCGCTACACCGTGCAGTACCCGGGCTCCTGGTGCTTCCTCACACTCGGTGCCGAGCCAGGAGATGTGGCCTTCGGTTTGCTCTTCACCCTCCTTGGCAGCCTCTCGGTGGGGCTCTCCTTCCTGCTCAACACGATCAGCGTGGCCACCCTGTGCCACGTCTACCACGGGCAGGAGGCCGCCCAGCAGCGCCCACGGGACTGCGAGGTCGAGATGATGGCTCAGCTCACGGGCATCATGGTGGTGGCCAGCATCTGCTGGATGCCGCTGCTG GTCTTTATCGCCCAGACGGTGCTGCGGAGCCCGCCTGCCATGAGCCCGACTGGGCAGCTGTCCCGAGCCACCGAGAAGCAGCTGCTTATCTACCTGCGCGTGGCCACCTGGAACCAGATCCTCGACCCCTGGGTGTACATCCTGTTTCGCCGGGCGGTGATCCGGCGCCTCCACCCTCGCCTCAGTACCCGGCCCAGGTCTCTCTCCCTGCAACCCCAGCTCACCCGCAGGTCCACGATGCAGTAG
- the GIPC3 gene encoding PDZ domain-containing protein GIPC3 isoform X1, producing the protein METTAAREARGAEAPRLPAPPPSPAEPPAASPSPAAPRARPRLIFRTQLAHGSPTGKIEGFTNVRELYAKIAEAFGIAPTEILFCTLNSHKVDMQKLLGGQIGLEDFIFAHVRGETKEVEVTKTEDALGLTITDNGAGYAFIKRIKEGSIINRIEAVCVGDSIEAINDHSIVGCRHYEVAKMLRELPKSQPFTLRLVQPKRAFDMIGQRSRSSKCPTEAKVSSGRETLRLRSGGAATVEEVPSEFEEEASRRVDDLLESYMGIRDPELGKGPGVHHGGDIQEDSECPGVCTPFRLRFGRVRLPGRVCGGGVGRHRRGQGGLWLVCPGAERSPSPEPSPMSQPSRPVPQAQPCSGVQKSRSETQPCSRAQPSSETKPRSETGITSRTHTSFETEPSPETRPCSRTQLSSETKRSPETTFTSRTHTSFETRRSPETQPCSGTQASSETKPRSETQPSPRTQLSSETKLPSRGKASFETTFTSRTHTSFETKPCSGTQDSSEAQFITRTQASSEMQPSSRTQLSSRTQDSSEAKLSSDIKSSLGTQTSFKSHPGSEINPSSESQASFMTQPCLKTRPNSGTQDSSMTQLYLDTWSSSETPVSSGTQVRLKKQPSSRSHVSSGFKDSSETQPYSHAQTSSGTQMHAAEQSRPRPHPHTRAQPSSNDESSSETEPSSIHQTRATSRPVSRIQTSSGPPSISGARPASRAPLDAKTHPHCRTQSSSRTSSSSGTQTDFKAWPTSRVQSSSGTPPSSRTQLSSRAQAGSEIPSSSKTQSIAETYLSSRVQLKSGPGTQTNAATDLSSTALSSSESRPSSRTQPCLGTQNTSGTQLVSETLQSSRDQLQTTPPGSSAVEPDFGRQNSSGSPLISTAQPSSGTQTSSRIQPSSGTQPSSGMQTSSGTQLISGTQPSARMQPLSGVHLISGTETSSRTQTSSGTQLNSETQPSSGTQLSSRTQFSSRIQFRAETHHSPETQTSSRTQPSSGIHLTSRTESVSETQSGSRSQTSSRIQLSSRNGLRPPTPGLDPRTQADATAPARPQHPGPSLRAPPTGPRRVSHPQSHDRVQGAQADTGPGRSPSTSALFPRPWSPSVPQKPALPPKPQLRPQKSTPPTKSVIPSSATRAALLHSQPPEPSAQGPAPSPELREPEPAPPASEPLPYHGGL; encoded by the exons ATGGAGACCACAGCGGCCCGCGAGGCCCGGGGGGCCGAGGCCCCACGCCTGCCCGCGCCCCCGCCCTCGCCCGCCGAGCCCCCAGCCGCGTCCCCCAGCCCGGCCGCGCCCCGAGCCCGCCCGCGCCTCATCTTCCGCACGCAGCTGGCTCACGGCAGCCCCACGGGCAAGATCGAGGGCTTCACCAACGTCCGCGAGCTTTACGCCAAGATCGCCGAGGCCTTCGGGATCGCGCCCACCGAG ATCTTATTCTGCACCCTAAACAGCCACAAAGTGGACATGCAGAAACTCCTAGGCGGCCAGATAGGGTTGGAGGACTTTATCTTTGCCCACGTGCGCGGCGAGACCAAAGAGGTGGAGGTCACTAAGACCGAGGACGCCCTGGGACTGACCATCACTGACAACGGGGCTGGCTATGCCTTCATCAAG AGGATCAAGGAAGGCAGCATCATCAACCGGATCGAGGCAGTGTGCGTGGGCGACAGCATTGAGGCCATCAACGACCACTCAATCGTTGGCTGCCGCCACTACGAGGTGGCCAAGATGCTCCGGGAGCTGCCCAAGTCGCAGCCTTTCACCCTGCGCCTGGTTCAGCCCAAGAGAGCTTTCG ATATGATCGGCCAGAGAAGCCGGAGCAGCAAATGCCCCACGGAGGCAAAAGTCAGCAGTGGGAGGGAGACCCTGCGGCTTCGGTCTGGGGGGGCCGCCACTGTGGAGGAAGTG CCTAGTGAATTTGAGGAGGAGGCATCTCGGAGGGTGGATGACCTGCTGGAGAGCTACATGGGCATTCGGGACCCAGAGCTGGGTAAGGGGCCAGG CGTCCACCATGGTGGAGACATCCAAGAAGACAGTGAGTGTCCAGGAGTTTGCACGCCATTTAGACTCCGTTTTGGGCGAGTTCGCCTTCCCGGACGAGTTTGTGGTGGAGGTGTGGGCCGCCATCGGCGAGGCCAGGGAGGCCTGTGGCTAGTCTGCCCCGGGGCCGAGCGCAGCCCCAGCCCGGAGCCCAGCCCCATGTCCCAGCCCTCCCGGCCAGTTCCCCAAGCCCAGCCCTGCTCTGGAGTCCAGAAGTCCAGATCTGAGACCCAGCCCTGCTCtagagcccagcccagctcagagaCCAAGCCCAGATCTGAGACTGGTATCACCTCTAGAACCCACACCAGTTTTGAGACtgagcccagccccgagactcgGCCCTGCTCTAGAACCCAGCTCAGCTCGGAGACCAAGCGCAGCCCTGAGACCACGTTCACCTCTAGAACCCATACCAGTTTTGAGACCAGGCGCAGCCCTGAGACCCAGCCCTGCTCTGGAACCCAGGCCAGCTCAGAGACCAAGCCCAGATCTGAGACCCAGCCCTCCCCTAGAACCCAGCTCAGCTCGGAGACCAAGCTCCCCTCTAGAGGCAAGGCCAGCTTTGAGACCACGTTCACCTCTAGAACCCACACCAGTTTTGAGACCAAGCCCTGCTCTGGAACCCAGGACAGCTCTGAGGCCCAGTTCATCACTAGAACCCAAGCCAGTTCTGAGATGCAACCCAGCTCCAGAACCCAGCTCTCCTCTAGAACCCAGGACAGCTCTGAGGCTAAGCTGAGCTCTGATATAAAGTCAAGTTTGGGAACCCAGACAAGTTTTAAGAGCCACCCCGGCTCTGAAATCAATCCTAGTTCTGAAAGTCAGGCCAGCTTTATGACCCAGCCCTGCCTTAAAACTCGACCCAACTCTGGAACGCAAGACAGTTCCATGACCCAGTTGTACCTGGACACCTGGTCTAGCTCAGAAACACCAGTTAGTTCTGGAACCCAGGTGAGACTCAAGAAGCAGCCCAGTTCCAGAAGCCACGTCAGCTCAGGATTCAAAGACAGTTCCGAAACGCAACCCTATTCTCATGCCCAGACCAGCTCAGGAACCCAGATGCACGCTGCAGAGCAGTCCAGGCCCAGACCCCACCCCCATACTAGGGCCCAGCCCAGCTCCAACGATGAGTCCAGCTCAGAGACTGAGCCCAGCTCTATACACCAGACTAGAGCAACAAGCAGGCCTGTCTCCAGAATTCAGACAAGCTCTGGACCCCCATCCATCTCTGGGGCAAGGCCCGCCTCCAGAGCTCCACTTGATGCCAAGACCCACCCTCACTGCAGAACACAGAGCAGCTCTAGAACATCATCCAGCTCTGGGACCCAGACAGACTTCAAGGCTTGGCCAACTTCCAGAGTTCAGTCCAGCTCAGGCACTCCACCCAGCTCCAGAACTCAGCTcagttctagagcgcaggccggCTCTGAAATCCCATCGAGCTCTAAAACACAGTCAATTGCTGAGACCTACTTGAGTTCCAGAGTCCAGCTAAAGTCTGGGCCTGGGACCCAGACCAATGCAGCAACAGACTTAAGCTCCACGGCTCTGTCGAGCTCTGAGAGCAGGCCCAGctccaggacccagccctgcctgggAACTCAAAACACCTCTGGGACCCAGCTCGTCTCAGAAACCCTGCAAAGCTCTAGAGACCAACTCCAGACCACACCCCCAGGCAGCTCTGCTGTTGAGCCGGACTTTGGGAGACAGAACAGCTCTGGAAGTCCACTCATCTctacagcccagcccagctctgggACCCAGACCAGTTCAAGAATACAGCCCAGTTCTGGAACCCAACCCAGCTCCGGAATGCAGACCAGTTCTGGAACCCAGCTCATCTCTGGGACCCAGCCCAGTGCAAGAATGCAGCCCCTCTCTGGAGTCCACCTCATTTCTGGAACCGAAACCAGCTCCAGAACACAGACCAGTTCTGGAACCCAGCTCAACTCTGAGACCCAGCCCAGCTCTGGGACCCAGCTCAGCTCCAGAACCCAGTTCAGCTCTAGAATTCAGTTCAGAGCTGAGACTCACCACAGCCCTGAAACCCAGACCAGTTCAAGAACCCAGCCCAGCTCTGGAATCCACCTTACTTCCAGAACCGAATCTGTTTCTGAAACGCAATCCGGCTCCAGAAGCCAGACCAGCTCAAGAATACAGCTCAGCTCTAGAAATGGGCTCCGCCCACCAACCCCTGGCCTTGACCCCAGAACCCAGGCTGATGCCACTGCCCCAGCCCGACCTCAACACCCAGGCCCATCACTCAGAGCCCCACCTACAGGTCCTAGGAGGGTCTCTCACCCTCAGTCCCATGATCGGGTTCAAGGAGCCCAGGCCGATACTGGCCCAGGCCGAAGCCCATCCACTTCTGCCCTGTTCCCACGGCCGTGGTCCCCCTCCGTCCCGCAGAAACCAGCCCTTCCCCCCAAGCCCCAGCTGAGACCCCAGAAGTCCACCCCACCCACCAAATCTGTCATCCCTAGTTCTGCCACCAGGGCGGCCCTCCTGCATTCCCAGCCCCCTGAACCCTCAGCTCAggggcctgccccctcccccgagCTCAGGGAGCCAGAGCCAGCTCCGCCGGCGTCAGAGCCCCTCCCCTACCATGGGGGGCTATAG
- the GIPC3 gene encoding PDZ domain-containing protein GIPC3 isoform X2, whose product METTAAREARGAEAPRLPAPPPSPAEPPAASPSPAAPRARPRLIFRTQLAHGSPTGKIEGFTNVRELYAKIAEAFGIAPTEILFCTLNSHKVDMQKLLGGQIGLEDFIFAHVRGETKEVEVTKTEDALGLTITDNGAGYAFIKRIKEGSIINRIEAVCVGDSIEAINDHSIVGCRHYEVAKMLRELPKSQPFTLRLVQPKRAFDMIGQRSRSSKCPTEAKVSSGRETLRLRSGGAATVEEVPSEFEEEASRRVDDLLESYMGIRDPELGKGPGVHHGGDIQEDSECPGVCTPFRLRFGRVRLPGRVCGGGVGRHRRGQGGLWLVCPGAERSPSPEPSPMSQPSRPVPQAQPCSGVQKSRSETQPCSRAQPSSETKPRSETGITSRTHTSFETEPSPETRPCSRTQLSSETKRSPETTFTSRTHTSFETRRSPETQPCSGTQASSETKPRSETQPSPRTQLSSETKLPSRGKASFETTFTSRTHTSFETKPCSGTQDSSEAQFITRTQASSEMQPSSRTQLSSRTQDSSEAKLSSDIKSSLGTQTSFKSHPGSEINPSSESQASFMTQPCLKTRPNSGTQDSSMTQLYLDTWSSSETPVSSGTQVRLKKQPSSRSHVSSGFKDSSETQPYSHAQTSSGTQMHAAEQSRPRPHPHTRAQPSSNDESSSETEPSSIHQTRATSRPVSRIQTSSGPPSISGARPASRAPLDAKTHPHCRTQSSSRTSSSSGTQTDFKAWPTSRVQSSSGTPPSSRTQLSSRAQAGSEIPSSSKTQSIAETYLSSRVQLKSGPGTQTNAATDLSSTALSSSESRPSSRTQPCLGTQNTSGTQLVSETLQSSRDQLQTTPPGSSAVEPDFGRQNSSGSPLISTAQPSSGTQTSSRIQPSSGTQPSSGMQTSSGTQLISGTQPSARMQPLSGTQPSSGTQLSSRTQFSSRIQFRAETHHSPETQTSSRTQPSSGIHLTSRTESVSETQSGSRSQTSSRIQLSSRNGLRPPTPGLDPRTQADATAPARPQHPGPSLRAPPTGPRRVSHPQSHDRVQGAQADTGPGRSPSTSALFPRPWSPSVPQKPALPPKPQLRPQKSTPPTKSVIPSSATRAALLHSQPPEPSAQGPAPSPELREPEPAPPASEPLPYHGGL is encoded by the exons ATGGAGACCACAGCGGCCCGCGAGGCCCGGGGGGCCGAGGCCCCACGCCTGCCCGCGCCCCCGCCCTCGCCCGCCGAGCCCCCAGCCGCGTCCCCCAGCCCGGCCGCGCCCCGAGCCCGCCCGCGCCTCATCTTCCGCACGCAGCTGGCTCACGGCAGCCCCACGGGCAAGATCGAGGGCTTCACCAACGTCCGCGAGCTTTACGCCAAGATCGCCGAGGCCTTCGGGATCGCGCCCACCGAG ATCTTATTCTGCACCCTAAACAGCCACAAAGTGGACATGCAGAAACTCCTAGGCGGCCAGATAGGGTTGGAGGACTTTATCTTTGCCCACGTGCGCGGCGAGACCAAAGAGGTGGAGGTCACTAAGACCGAGGACGCCCTGGGACTGACCATCACTGACAACGGGGCTGGCTATGCCTTCATCAAG AGGATCAAGGAAGGCAGCATCATCAACCGGATCGAGGCAGTGTGCGTGGGCGACAGCATTGAGGCCATCAACGACCACTCAATCGTTGGCTGCCGCCACTACGAGGTGGCCAAGATGCTCCGGGAGCTGCCCAAGTCGCAGCCTTTCACCCTGCGCCTGGTTCAGCCCAAGAGAGCTTTCG ATATGATCGGCCAGAGAAGCCGGAGCAGCAAATGCCCCACGGAGGCAAAAGTCAGCAGTGGGAGGGAGACCCTGCGGCTTCGGTCTGGGGGGGCCGCCACTGTGGAGGAAGTG CCTAGTGAATTTGAGGAGGAGGCATCTCGGAGGGTGGATGACCTGCTGGAGAGCTACATGGGCATTCGGGACCCAGAGCTGGGTAAGGGGCCAGG CGTCCACCATGGTGGAGACATCCAAGAAGACAGTGAGTGTCCAGGAGTTTGCACGCCATTTAGACTCCGTTTTGGGCGAGTTCGCCTTCCCGGACGAGTTTGTGGTGGAGGTGTGGGCCGCCATCGGCGAGGCCAGGGAGGCCTGTGGCTAGTCTGCCCCGGGGCCGAGCGCAGCCCCAGCCCGGAGCCCAGCCCCATGTCCCAGCCCTCCCGGCCAGTTCCCCAAGCCCAGCCCTGCTCTGGAGTCCAGAAGTCCAGATCTGAGACCCAGCCCTGCTCtagagcccagcccagctcagagaCCAAGCCCAGATCTGAGACTGGTATCACCTCTAGAACCCACACCAGTTTTGAGACtgagcccagccccgagactcgGCCCTGCTCTAGAACCCAGCTCAGCTCGGAGACCAAGCGCAGCCCTGAGACCACGTTCACCTCTAGAACCCATACCAGTTTTGAGACCAGGCGCAGCCCTGAGACCCAGCCCTGCTCTGGAACCCAGGCCAGCTCAGAGACCAAGCCCAGATCTGAGACCCAGCCCTCCCCTAGAACCCAGCTCAGCTCGGAGACCAAGCTCCCCTCTAGAGGCAAGGCCAGCTTTGAGACCACGTTCACCTCTAGAACCCACACCAGTTTTGAGACCAAGCCCTGCTCTGGAACCCAGGACAGCTCTGAGGCCCAGTTCATCACTAGAACCCAAGCCAGTTCTGAGATGCAACCCAGCTCCAGAACCCAGCTCTCCTCTAGAACCCAGGACAGCTCTGAGGCTAAGCTGAGCTCTGATATAAAGTCAAGTTTGGGAACCCAGACAAGTTTTAAGAGCCACCCCGGCTCTGAAATCAATCCTAGTTCTGAAAGTCAGGCCAGCTTTATGACCCAGCCCTGCCTTAAAACTCGACCCAACTCTGGAACGCAAGACAGTTCCATGACCCAGTTGTACCTGGACACCTGGTCTAGCTCAGAAACACCAGTTAGTTCTGGAACCCAGGTGAGACTCAAGAAGCAGCCCAGTTCCAGAAGCCACGTCAGCTCAGGATTCAAAGACAGTTCCGAAACGCAACCCTATTCTCATGCCCAGACCAGCTCAGGAACCCAGATGCACGCTGCAGAGCAGTCCAGGCCCAGACCCCACCCCCATACTAGGGCCCAGCCCAGCTCCAACGATGAGTCCAGCTCAGAGACTGAGCCCAGCTCTATACACCAGACTAGAGCAACAAGCAGGCCTGTCTCCAGAATTCAGACAAGCTCTGGACCCCCATCCATCTCTGGGGCAAGGCCCGCCTCCAGAGCTCCACTTGATGCCAAGACCCACCCTCACTGCAGAACACAGAGCAGCTCTAGAACATCATCCAGCTCTGGGACCCAGACAGACTTCAAGGCTTGGCCAACTTCCAGAGTTCAGTCCAGCTCAGGCACTCCACCCAGCTCCAGAACTCAGCTcagttctagagcgcaggccggCTCTGAAATCCCATCGAGCTCTAAAACACAGTCAATTGCTGAGACCTACTTGAGTTCCAGAGTCCAGCTAAAGTCTGGGCCTGGGACCCAGACCAATGCAGCAACAGACTTAAGCTCCACGGCTCTGTCGAGCTCTGAGAGCAGGCCCAGctccaggacccagccctgcctgggAACTCAAAACACCTCTGGGACCCAGCTCGTCTCAGAAACCCTGCAAAGCTCTAGAGACCAACTCCAGACCACACCCCCAGGCAGCTCTGCTGTTGAGCCGGACTTTGGGAGACAGAACAGCTCTGGAAGTCCACTCATCTctacagcccagcccagctctgggACCCAGACCAGTTCAAGAATACAGCCCAGTTCTGGAACCCAACCCAGCTCCGGAATGCAGACCAGTTCTGGAACCCAGCTCATCTCTGGGACCCAGCCCAGTGCAAGAATGCAGCCCCTCTCTGGA ACCCAGCCCAGCTCTGGGACCCAGCTCAGCTCCAGAACCCAGTTCAGCTCTAGAATTCAGTTCAGAGCTGAGACTCACCACAGCCCTGAAACCCAGACCAGTTCAAGAACCCAGCCCAGCTCTGGAATCCACCTTACTTCCAGAACCGAATCTGTTTCTGAAACGCAATCCGGCTCCAGAAGCCAGACCAGCTCAAGAATACAGCTCAGCTCTAGAAATGGGCTCCGCCCACCAACCCCTGGCCTTGACCCCAGAACCCAGGCTGATGCCACTGCCCCAGCCCGACCTCAACACCCAGGCCCATCACTCAGAGCCCCACCTACAGGTCCTAGGAGGGTCTCTCACCCTCAGTCCCATGATCGGGTTCAAGGAGCCCAGGCCGATACTGGCCCAGGCCGAAGCCCATCCACTTCTGCCCTGTTCCCACGGCCGTGGTCCCCCTCCGTCCCGCAGAAACCAGCCCTTCCCCCCAAGCCCCAGCTGAGACCCCAGAAGTCCACCCCACCCACCAAATCTGTCATCCCTAGTTCTGCCACCAGGGCGGCCCTCCTGCATTCCCAGCCCCCTGAACCCTCAGCTCAggggcctgccccctcccccgagCTCAGGGAGCCAGAGCCAGCTCCGCCGGCGTCAGAGCCCCTCCCCTACCATGGGGGGCTATAG
- the GIPC3 gene encoding PDZ domain-containing protein GIPC3 isoform X3, translating into METTAAREARGAEAPRLPAPPPSPAEPPAASPSPAAPRARPRLIFRTQLAHGSPTGKIEGFTNVRELYAKIAEAFGIAPTEILFCTLNSHKVDMQKLLGGQIGLEDFIFAHVRGETKEVEVTKTEDALGLTITDNGAGYAFIKRIKEGSIINRIEAVCVGDSIEAINDHSIVGCRHYEVAKMLRELPKSQPFTLRLVQPKRAFDMIGQRSRSSKCPTEAKVSSGRETLRLRSGGAATVEEVPSEFEEEASRRVDDLLESYMGIRDPELASTMVETSKKTVSVQEFARHLDSVLGEFAFPDEFVVEVWAAIGEAREACG; encoded by the exons ATGGAGACCACAGCGGCCCGCGAGGCCCGGGGGGCCGAGGCCCCACGCCTGCCCGCGCCCCCGCCCTCGCCCGCCGAGCCCCCAGCCGCGTCCCCCAGCCCGGCCGCGCCCCGAGCCCGCCCGCGCCTCATCTTCCGCACGCAGCTGGCTCACGGCAGCCCCACGGGCAAGATCGAGGGCTTCACCAACGTCCGCGAGCTTTACGCCAAGATCGCCGAGGCCTTCGGGATCGCGCCCACCGAG ATCTTATTCTGCACCCTAAACAGCCACAAAGTGGACATGCAGAAACTCCTAGGCGGCCAGATAGGGTTGGAGGACTTTATCTTTGCCCACGTGCGCGGCGAGACCAAAGAGGTGGAGGTCACTAAGACCGAGGACGCCCTGGGACTGACCATCACTGACAACGGGGCTGGCTATGCCTTCATCAAG AGGATCAAGGAAGGCAGCATCATCAACCGGATCGAGGCAGTGTGCGTGGGCGACAGCATTGAGGCCATCAACGACCACTCAATCGTTGGCTGCCGCCACTACGAGGTGGCCAAGATGCTCCGGGAGCTGCCCAAGTCGCAGCCTTTCACCCTGCGCCTGGTTCAGCCCAAGAGAGCTTTCG ATATGATCGGCCAGAGAAGCCGGAGCAGCAAATGCCCCACGGAGGCAAAAGTCAGCAGTGGGAGGGAGACCCTGCGGCTTCGGTCTGGGGGGGCCGCCACTGTGGAGGAAGTG CCTAGTGAATTTGAGGAGGAGGCATCTCGGAGGGTGGATGACCTGCTGGAGAGCTACATGGGCATTCGGGACCCAGAGCTGG CGTCCACCATGGTGGAGACATCCAAGAAGACAGTGAGTGTCCAGGAGTTTGCACGCCATTTAGACTCCGTTTTGGGCGAGTTCGCCTTCCCGGACGAGTTTGTGGTGGAGGTGTGGGCCGCCATCGGCGAGGCCAGGGAGGCCTGTGGCTAG